The following are from one region of the Aspergillus chevalieri M1 DNA, chromosome 1, nearly complete sequence genome:
- the TVP38 gene encoding TVP38/TMEM64 family protein (COG:U;~EggNog:ENOG410PINQ;~InterPro:IPR032816;~PFAM:PF09335;~TransMembrane:5 (o92-110i131-161o167-189i244-262o282-303i)), whose amino-acid sequence MPADYASTARALSISTSPEPLSPADEDSRPLWGHRSATSRRNSPRAEPNKVTSTSTGEATATFRDKVVQRGAQIWRRIGSTWRKMNWWQRSGAVAAVVASIALALVFLYFTSQIFHWMAPVVEDWERSWTAFLVLWLCVFFVSFPPLVGWSTFGTMAGFIFGVWKGWLLYASGTILGSTVSFVVSRTVLSRFVNRLMERDKRFAALALTLKYDGLKLLCMIRLCPLPYSICNGAVSTFPTVHPLMYGLATIIISPKLLVPAFIGSRLRLLSGDEKMSAGSKAINICSIVFTVGIGVFTGWYIYKRTLARAKELEAKEREEIRNSLDRDHSARRPHRAFSEDPNANIAATTLARDEEERAGFHDFDDDNVDIVIDDESDDGSSSPAKNAVSPYRDEFTDNDSDVFRDGDEPERETYRMHTHIRSNQG is encoded by the exons ATGCCCGCGGATTATGCTTCCACGGCCCGGGCTCTTTCAATTTCGACCTCGCCAGAACCTCTCTCCCCTGCTGACGAAGACAGCCGCCCGCTATGGGGCCATCGGTCAGCCACGAGCCGGCGGAACTCCCCACGCGCCGAGCCAAACAAAGTGACATCGACATCTACAGGTGAAGCTACGGCTACATTCCGTGATAAGGTGGTCCAGCGAGGAGCGCAGATATGGCGACGCATCGGTTCGACATGGCGCAAAATGAATTGGTGGCAGAGATCGGGTGCGGTGGCCGCCGTGGTGGCCTCGATTGCATTGGCGCTGGTGTTTTTGTATTTCACGAGTCAGATATTCCATTGGATGGCGCCGGTTGTGGAGGACTGGGAGAGGTCGTGGACTGCTTTTTTGGTGCTTTGGCTTTgtgttttctttgtttcGTTTCCGCCCCTGGTAGGGTGGTCGACGTTCGGGACGATGGCGGGTTTCATTTTCGGAGTTTGGAAGGG GTGGCTTCTCTACGCCTCGGGAACTATACTTGGATCGACGGTCTCCTTCGTTGTCTCGCGGACAGTTCTATCCAGATTCGTTAACCGTCTGATGGAACGTGACAAGAGATTCGCCGCTCTCGCGTTGACCCTGAAGTATGATGGACTCAAATTGCTGTGCATGATCCGCCTCTGTCCTTTACCATATTCGATATGCAACGGCGCGGTGTCGACGTTCCCAACTGTCCATCCTTTGATGTATGGATTGGCAACGATAATCATATCACCCAAACTGCTAGTGCCGGCATTCATTGGTAGTCGACTACGCCTTCTTTCCGGGGATGAGAAAATGAGTGCAGGATCGAAAGCGATAAATATCTGCAGTATTGTTTTCACCGTTGGAATTGGAGTTTTTACCGGATGGTATATTTACAAGAG GACACTGGCCCGCGCCAAAGAACTCGAAGCCAAGGAACGAGAGGAAATCCGGAATTCGCTAGACCGCGACCACTCTGCTCGTCGTCCTCACCGCGCTTTCTCAGAGGATCCGAACGCCAACATTGCCGCCACGACTCTTGCCCGCGATGAAGAGGAGCGTGCTGGATTCCATGACTTCGATGACGATAATGTGGACATTGTGATTGATGATGAAAGCGATGATGGGAGCTCGAGCCCAGCGAAGAATGCAGTGAGTCCGTACCGAGATGAGTTTACGGACAATGACTCGGACGTATTCAGGGATGGGGATGAGCCTGAGCGTGAGACATACCGGATGCATACGCATATCCGGTCAAATCAGGGGTGA
- the aof2 gene encoding putative lysine-specific histone demethylase Aof2 (COG:B;~EggNog:ENOG410PH3T;~InterPro:IPR036910,IPR036188,IPR036388,IPR002937, IPR009071,IPR007526,IPR009057;~PFAM:PF13450,PF04433;~go_function: GO:0005515 - protein binding [Evidence IEA];~go_function: GO:0016491 - oxidoreductase activity [Evidence IEA];~go_process: GO:0055114 - oxidation-reduction process [Evidence IEA]), which translates to METTASVETQGLNGQSSETLRIRQYMPTTETLRHSSNGYSSETLQIKQYMPPTRTQSNGNAQSPQIPSHQSLPESPAKHPRSARQSGDAECHTGMERSDSQEGSYINFRISKKVTDSGLDDGLLSTETDTNTSTPNESMTSASLLSSANPKKSASPLNPVHSFPSTSSFGSPSYVIDSKNDLARFRPKSSIPSGLSAAAYGQQCVAAAYASRLNPYALHPNEQEALQDHLCHLHVTVYLNIRNRILRLWTRNPLVSVSKDEALGCAKDYRWMNLASFAYEWLLRNGYINFGCVEIPLPPAPAVPAKPGRKKDGPVVVVIGAGMAGLGCARHLEGLFNQYHDTISSEPRVVVLEGRRRIGGRIYSHPLQSLKTSDLPSGLVPKAEMGAHIIVGFDHGNPMDPIIRGQLALPYHLLRDLSTLYDIDGTPTDEVQDAMVESLYNNVFDRSGLYRHKSVISRTAEGDRELIDSGRDLTVSDGLTVRQYEEARAAGTVGLLKPNKRVRRGVGHKTADIKTKVAPVADLGPAEEQPAALTCQTMGWKLNAGISVNTTLDLDPVAKASDQQTLGAVLDEGVRQYQRMLPLTPKDMRLYNWHFANLEYANAANAGQLSLSGWDQDVGNEFDGEHSQVIGGYQQVPYGLFSLPYKLDIRTNKNVSKILYDTTGTRQGKTVVQCEDGEVIQADRVVFTGSLGILKSQNIEFSPPLPDWKLGAIERLGFGLLNKVILVFNQPFWDTERDMFGLLREPTNPESLKHEDYAANRGRFYLFWNCLKTTGLPVLIGLMSGDAAHQAECIPDAEIVTEVTSQLRNVFKDVAVPDPLETIVTRWGTDKFTRGSYSFVPPQSLPGDYDLMATPVGNLHFAGEATCGTHPATVHGAYLSGLRAASEVINTITGPIEIPQPLVPEKGSVSNTPVTTGQKRKEPAAPTPSSTDRQPPARTNNSFIPAEKALRDAYNTAMWDAIYAEIGHPQPRPAKTGLNPFLFYQKDYWLQAREQADDQKRATSKNCNAKAARDEVRQVLGLMWRQAAEEIRRPYLEQVEVNRRMNEKAAERWRREAMEWERRSYEVKDRWCKENPFESWQPESSTANGANASVSNPSTNPS; encoded by the coding sequence ATGGAGACGACGGCTTCTGTTGAGACCCAGGGCTTAAACGGGCAATCCTCTGAGACTCTACGCATCAGACAATACATGCCAACCACGGAGACTCTGAGACACAGCTCGAATGGCTATTCATCCGAGACCCTGCAAATCAAGCAATACATGCCACCTACACGGACCCAATCAAATGGCAACGCACAATCACCGCAGATTCCTTCACATCAGTCGTTACCTGAATCCCCTGCCAAACATCCGCGGAGCGCACGCCAGAGCGGTGACGCAGAGTGCCACACTGGGATGGAACGTTCAGATTCGCAGGAGGGTTCATACATCAACTTTAGGATATCCAAGAAGGTCACAGACAGTGGACTAGATGATGGATTACTGAGCACTGAGACGGATACGAACACTAGCACACCTAATGAATCTATGACCTCTGCCTCTTTATTGTCCTCCGCCAATCCAAAAAAATCCGCGTCGCCTTTGAATCCTGTCCATTCGTTTCCATCTACCTCGTCCTTCGGGTCCCCATCCTATGTGATTGACAGCAAGAACGATCTTGCCAGGTTCCGTCCGAAATCGTCCATCCCATCGGGCCTGTCTGCTGCAGCATACGGCCAGCAATGTGTTGCAGCGGCGTATGCTTCTCGCCTCAATCCTTATGCTTTGCATCCAAACGAGCAGGAAGCTTTACAAGATCATCTGTGTCATCTGCATGTGACAGTGTACCTAAACATACGCAATCGGATTCTTCGACTCTGGACTCGGAATCCGCTAGTCAGCGTTTCCAAGGACGAGGCTCTCGGATGCGCCAAGGACTACCGTTGGATGAATCTTGCTTCATTTGCATATGAATGGCTGCTTCGGAATGGCTACATCAACTTTGGATGTGTCGAGATTCCCCTACCTCCAGCTCCTGCCGTTCCCGCCAAACCAGGGCGGAAAAAGGACGGCCCTGTGGTCGTGGTAATCGGTGCTGGTATGGCAGGACTAGGTTGTGCGAGGCACCTGGAAGGCCTTTTCAACCAATACCACGATACCATATCCAGTGAGCCACGCGTAGTGGTATTGGAAGGACGACGTAGGATTGGCGGCCGGATCTATTCACATCCTCTGCAAAGTCTCAAGACGTCTGACCTACCATCTGGACTCGTTCCTAAGGCTGAGATGGGCGCACATATTATCGTGGGATTTGACCATGGCAATCCGATGGATCCAATTATTCGCGGTCAACTGGCTCTTCCGTATCACTTACTACGCGATCTCTCGACGCTCTACGACATTGATGGCACACCGACAGATGAAGTGCAGGATGCTATGGTCGAGAGTCTCTACAACAACGTATTCGATCGTTCTGGGCTCTATCGTCACAAATCCGTAATCTCGCGGACTGCTGAAGGCGATCGAGAATTGATCGATTCAGGCCGTGATCTGACAGTAAGCGACGGTCTAACGGTACGACAGTACGAGGAAGCCAGGGCTGCAGGTACTGTCGGGTTATTAAAACCAAATAAACGAGTCCGTCGAGGCGTGGGTCACAAGACGGCAGATATCAAGACCAAGGTTGCTCCCGTCGCAGATCTCGGCCCTGCAGAAGAACAACCTGCTGCTCTGACCTGTCAAACTATGGGATGGAAGCTGAACGCCGGGATTTCCGTGAACACGACGCTAGATTTGGACCCCGTCGCAAAGGCTTCAGATCAGCAAACGTTGGGTGCTGTACTGGATGAAGGTGTCAGGCAGTACCAGCGCATGCTTCCGCTTACCCCTAAGGACATGAGATTGTACAACTGGCATTTTGCGAATCTGGAGTACGCAAATGCCGCGAACGCGGGTCAGCTCAGTCTTTCTGGTTGGGATCAGGATGTGGGGAACGAGTTCGATGGTGAACACTCTCAAGTGATCGGTGGTTATCAGCAGGTGCCGTATGGGCTATTTTCCTTGCCTTACAAACTTGACATCCGCACGAACAAGAATGTCTCCAAGATTCTTTATGACACAACCGGCACTCGTCAAGGGAAAACGGTCGTCCAATGCGAAGACGGCGAAGTTATCCAAGCAGACAGGGTGGTGTTCACCGGTTCTCTTGGGATTCTGAAAAGCCAGAACATTGAAttctctcctcctcttcctgaCTGGAAGCTTGGAGCGATTGAACGGCTTGGATTTGGCCTCTTGAACAAGGTGATCCTGGTATTCAACCAGCCATTCTGGGATACAGAGCGGGATATGTTTGGACTTCTACGTGAGCCTACGAACCCTGAAAGCTTGAAGCATGAAGACTACGCGGCCAATCGAGGACGGTTTTACTTGTTCTGGAACTGTCTGAAGACAACGGGTTTACCGGTTCTCATTGGTCTGATGTCTGGAGATGCAGCACACCAGGCCGAGTGTATCCCGGACGCAGAAATCGTGACTGAAGTTACCAGTCAGCTCCGCAACGTCTTCAAGGATGTAGCGGTTCCTGACCCGCTGGAGACGATCGTTACGCGATGGGGCACGGATAAGTTTACCAGAGGCAGTTACTCTTTTGTTCCTCCCCAGTCACTTCCTGGAGATTATGACTTGATGGCCACACCGGTTGGGAATCTACATTTTGCTGGTGAAGCCACCTGCGGCACGCACCCTGCGACTGTTCACGGAGCGTACCTCTCAGGATTGCGCGCCGCATCCGAAGTCATCAACACCATCACTGGCCCAATCGAGATCCCACAGCCACTCGTCCCAGAAAAAGGCAGTGTCAGCAACACCCCCGTCACAACAGGCCAGAAGCGGAAGGAACCCGCAGCGCCAACACCGTCCTCGACAGACCGACAACCACCCGCTCGAACCAACAACTCCTTCATCCCCGCCGAAAAAGCCCTCCGCGACGCCTACAACACAGCCATGTGGGACGCTATCTATGCCGAAATCGGCCATCCACAACCCCGTCCCGCAAAAACAGGCCTAAACCCCTTTCTCTTCTACCAGAAGGACTACTGGCTGCAAGCGCGCGAGCAGGCTGACGATCAGAAACGTGCCACGTCCAAGAATTGCAATGCGAAAGCCGCGCGCGATGAAGTCCGTCAGGTTCTGGGGCTTATGTGGAGACAAGCGGCGGAGGAGATTCGACGGCCGTATCTTGAGCAGGTGGAGGTGAATCGGCGGATGAATGAGAAGGCTGCGGAACGGTGGCGGCGAGAAGCGATGGAGTGGGAGAGGAGGTCGTATGAGGTTAAGGATCGGTGGTGTAAGGAGAATCCGTTTGAGAGCTGGCAGCCTGAGTCTTCTACGGCCAACGGTGCTAATGCTTCGGTTTCAAATCCATCGACTAATCCGTCTTGA
- a CDS encoding Zn(II)2Cys6 transcription factor (COG:K;~EggNog:ENOG410PV4G;~InterPro:IPR036864,IPR007219,IPR001138;~PFAM:PF00172;~go_function: GO:0000981 - DNA-binding transcription factor activity, RNA polymerase II-specific [Evidence IEA];~go_function: GO:0003677 - DNA binding [Evidence IEA];~go_function: GO:0008270 - zinc ion binding [Evidence IEA];~go_process: GO:0006351 - transcription, DNA-templated [Evidence IEA];~go_process: GO:0006355 - regulation of transcription, DNA-templated [Evidence IEA]) has product MARPSPLACIECRQHHVKCDAKTPSCSRCLDTGISCKYLPSRRGRNRKARDGRRPESSTLVPEISRPGDSGPLGGDIINSPFSSMGNITKDNASITSRAHGQSPLPGASAQNDLDPDTRLVRQYYENFHSAHPILVPANEYERRGYPECVRQVVRFIGSHYSLLISSESLRESTAVRLSSNDTRSPSMVKALLLYSIILYARGENTEAQEWFSRAVDGALELGMHRKEFATMYCDGQELEAESLRRTWWELTIMEIYMASFQRKITLRCGSIAHDVGLPCEESIYANSNDDGDTTESRYSSYSYRIDAAYILARVLVLNSLGETHRDHLQAVENALVSWTNHLPPNKVDIVDTYGVVDEMLFQAHTIIQYAAMLLHLPRSNIRPAVPDAETVTCPITPARLPPSFTRHVHDIKATEASKQLSNLLSMRPNVQRYSPFIICSLALCGLVQLATSRIHSPECSEHHRNRVVLVLGCLKVLKRNWSIAQHAYQHVRQAAAETFAASSGPLRWFQSHGSSNSSATLKNGPVSGRSSVEGPELLNVGGNLPAMPPTNTDGQDMFSQGLLSAYIDPTCSDPSFLNNIFDMELT; this is encoded by the exons ATGGCCCGCCCATCGCCACTAGCGTGCATAGAATGCCGCCAACACCATGTCAAATGCGATGCCAAAACGCCCTCCTGCTCCCGCTGCTTAGACACCGGTATTAGTTGCAAATATCTCCCTTCGCGTCGTGGTCGAAATCGAAAAGCCCGCGATGGTCGCCGGCCTGAGTCCAGCACATTAGTCCCCGAGATATCGCGCCCCGGGGACTCTGGGCCGTTGGGGGGGGATATCATCAACTCCCCTTTTTCGAGTATGGGCAATATTACCAAAGACAATGCTTCCATTACTTCCAGAGCACATGGTCAAAGTCCTTTACCGGGGGCAAGTGCCCAAAATGACCTGGATCCTGACACACGACTCGTCCGTCAATACTATGAGAACTTCCATTCAGCACATCCTATCCTGGTTCCAGCAAATGAATATGAAAGGCGTGGGTACCCGGAATGCGTGCGGCAGGTGGTCCGGTTTATCGGAAGTCATTATTCGTTGTTAATATCTAGTGAATCGTTGCGGGAATCCACGGCTGTTCGATTAAGCTCCAATGACACGAGATCGCCATCGATGGTGAAGGCCCTCCTACTCTATTCGATAATCCTATACGCCCGTGGAGAGAATACAGAGGCCCAAGAATGGTTCTCACGAGCAGTCGATGGCGCATTGGAGCTTGGAATGCACCGCAAAGAATTTGCGACGATGTATTGTGACGGCCAGGAACTCGAAGCAGAGAGCCTACGGCGGACATGGTGGGAACTTACAATTATGGAAATATACATGGCTTCTTTTCAGAGGAAGATCACCTTGCGGTGTGGTAGCATCGCCCACGATGTTGGACTTCCTTGCGAGGAATCAATATATGCAAACAGCA ACGATGACGGTGATACTACTGAGTCCCGTTATTCGTCGTACAGCTATCGCATTGATGCTGCGTATATTCTAGCGCGAGTACTCGTTCTCAACAGTCTGGGCGAAACACATCGAGATCACCTGCAAGCAGTGGAGAATGCACTTGTCAGCTGGACAAACCACCTTCCGCCAAACAAGGTCGATATTGTGGATACATATGGCGTTGTCGACGAGATGCTCTTCCAAGCGCACACCATCATTCAATACGCTGCGATGCTTTTGCACCTTCCTCGGAGTAATATTCGACCAGCTGTACCAGACGCGGAAACTGTTACGTGTCCGATCACTCCTGCTCGCTTGCCGCCATCGTTTACCCGCCATGTGCACGATATTAAGGCTACAGAAGCGTCAAAGCAGCTGTCTAACCTACTTTCCATGCGTCCCAACGTTCAGAGATATAGCCCGTTTATCATCTGCAGCCTCGCCCTGTGTGGTCTAGTTCAGCTAGCCACTAGTCGAATCCATTCGCCCGAATGTTCAGAGCATCATCGCAACCGCGTCGTTCTCGTCCTCGGGTGTCTAAAAGTACTCAAGCGGAACTGGTCTATCGCACAACATGCATATCAGCATGTCCGACAAGCGGCGGCAGAGACATTTGCTGCCTCGTCTGGACCTTTGCGATGGTTTCAGAGTCATGGCAGTAGCAATTCGTCTGCTACTTTGAAGAACGGTCCTGTCAGTGGACGATCTTCTGTCGAAGGTCCTGAATTGCTCAACGTTGGTGGGAATCTTCCTGCAATGCCTCCGACAAATACAGACGGGCAGGACATGTTTTCCCAGGGGCTTTTGTCGGCGTATATTGATCCCACATGCAGTGATCCGTCGTTTTTGAATAATATTTTCGACATGGAGCTGACATAG